Proteins encoded in a region of the Gulosibacter sediminis genome:
- a CDS encoding DUF4191 domain-containing protein: MAKSSESSTKEPGRFRQIIDVVKMTAKYDKPGVALMITAAVLPILAAFFLCFFMYRTNWIMWVIFMILGVLFGLMLFMFVLNNRAEKVAYSQLEGRQGATGAVLQSSLRGTWRTSDMPVAFNPRTQDVIFRAVGKPGVILFTEADNAASKKLLADERRKVQRVVPTVTVHHILVGKGGVSLGKLKREVKRLPNKLRRDEILAVDARLQSLSKSELPIPKGMDPSKIRPSRSQMR, from the coding sequence ATGGCTAAATCCTCTGAATCGAGCACCAAGGAGCCCGGTCGCTTCCGTCAAATCATCGACGTTGTGAAGATGACGGCGAAGTACGACAAGCCCGGCGTCGCACTGATGATTACTGCGGCGGTGCTGCCGATTCTCGCGGCGTTCTTCCTGTGCTTTTTCATGTACCGCACCAACTGGATCATGTGGGTCATCTTCATGATCCTTGGCGTGCTGTTCGGCCTCATGCTGTTTATGTTCGTGCTGAACAACCGCGCCGAGAAGGTGGCGTACTCGCAGCTTGAAGGTCGCCAGGGCGCAACCGGCGCCGTGCTGCAGTCGAGCCTGCGCGGCACTTGGCGCACGAGTGACATGCCGGTGGCGTTCAACCCTCGCACCCAGGACGTCATCTTCCGCGCGGTCGGTAAGCCCGGCGTGATCCTGTTCACCGAGGCCGACAACGCCGCGTCGAAGAAGCTGCTCGCCGACGAGCGCCGCAAGGTGCAGCGCGTCGTTCCGACCGTCACCGTGCACCACATTCTCGTGGGCAAGGGCGGCGTCTCGCTCGGCAAGCTGAAGCGCGAAGTCAAGCGCCTGCCAAACAAGCTCCGTCGCGACGAGATTCTCGCCGTGGATGCTCGCCTGCAGTCGCTCTCGAAGTCCGAGCTGCCGATTCCGAAGGGCATGGACCCCTCGAAGATTCGTCCTTCGCGGTCGCAGATGCGCTAA